A window from Triticum aestivum cultivar Chinese Spring chromosome 6D, IWGSC CS RefSeq v2.1, whole genome shotgun sequence encodes these proteins:
- the LOC123140920 gene encoding probable LRR receptor-like serine/threonine-protein kinase At3g47570, protein MLQGRIPSFANCSKLRVLDVSYNNLVGQFPTELPPVLQVLRVGTNNLTGTIPASLVNITTLTTISCLNNQIKGNIPSEFADLPSLQYLYAGGNKLAGSFPQAILNLSTLIELDLGLNGLSGDLPPNLCTALHNLQTLFLGGNIFLGGHIPSSLSSASNLYEVDFSGNNFTGLVPTTIGKLTQLSSLNLEKNQLQAHSREEWEFLDSLGNSTDLQMFSVSRNRLSGHVPNSLGNLSNQLLEIYLAENQLSGDFPSGIANLRNLFILTLGMNQFTGVVTEWIGSVKILQQLVLEANFFTGVIPSSLSNLSQLGELYLSSNHFIGHIPASFGNFSTLQNLDISNNNLHGRVPLEIFKIPTIFQIDFSFNNLDGQLPTDIGNAKQLVHLVLSSNKLSGDIPKTLGDCESLEDIELDSNIFGGSIPSSLDHITSLKFLNCSSNNLTGSIPLSLGNLQHLEKLDLSFNHLQGEVPAKGIFKNATAIRIEGNQGLCGGPSELLMQACVVTPSNSTRNNESLVLKVVIPIISMVLLGMVIFGILIWRGKHKSKSISVPSFATKFPKISFSDLARATEGFSTCNLIGCGRYSSVYRGNLVEDEIEVAIKVFNLETRGAHKSFIAECNVLRNVRHRNLVPILTACSSIDSTGNDFKALVYEFMPRGDLHNLLYSTIDYEGSSDLDLLTMSQRMCIVVDVADAMEYLHQNNQGTAVHCDLKPSNILLDDNMTAHVGDFGLVRFKVGSATSSLANPSSSSVGLMGTIGYAAPEYAGGGQVSTAADVYSFGVVLLEIFLRRRPTDDMFKDGLSIVKLTEISFPDRVMEIVDPQLVQELELCQETPTALKEKGVRSLLSMLNVGLSCTKPSPHERTNMHEVVAKLPE, encoded by the exons ATGCTACAaggaaggataccaagttttgcaAACTGCTCAAAGCTCAGGGTGCTGGATGTTTCATacaacaatctagttggccaattTCCTACTGAGTTGCCTCCTGTCCTTCAGGTGCTGCGTGTTGGGACTAATAACCTTACTGGCACCATCCCAGCTTCTCTTGTCAATATAACAACACTAACCACCATTAGCTGCCTGAATAATCAAATCAAAGGAAATATCCCAAGTGAGTTTGCAGATCTGCCCAGCTTGCAGTACCTGTATGCAGGTGGCAATAAGCTGGCAGGCAGTTTTCCACAAGCCATCTTGAATCTTTCTACTCTCATTGAACTTGACCTTGGTCTCAACGGTTTAAGTGGAGATCTGCCACCAAATCTCTGTACCGCTCTCCACAATCTCCAGACACTTTTTTTGGGTGGCAACATCTTTCTAGGCGGGCACATTCCTAGTTCATTAAGTAGTGCTTCCAATCTATACGAAGTTGATTTTTCAGGTAACAACTTCACCGGATTGGTGCCCACCACTATTGGCAAACTTACCCAGCTCTCGTCGTTGAATCTTGAAAAGAATCAACTCCAAGCACATAGCAGGGAAGAATGGGAGTTTTTGGACAGCTTAGGCAATTCCACGGACCTACAGATGTTCTCCGTTAGTCGGAATCGCCTATCAGGGCATGTCCCAAATTCATTAGGTAACCTTTCCAATCAACTCCTGGAGATATACTTGGCAGAAAATCAACTATCAGGGGATTTTCCTTCCGGCATAGCAAACCTTCGCAACTTGTTTATTCTAACATTGGGGATGAATCAATTTACAGGTGTGGTTACGGAGTGGATTGGATCTGTCAAGATTTTGCAGCAATTAGTTTTAGAAGCAAACTTCTTTACGGGGGTCATTCCGTCATCCTTGTCAAACTTGTCTCAATTGGGAGAGCTCTATCTATCCTCGAACCACTTCATTGGTCACATACCAGCAAGCTTTGGAAACTTTTCGACGCTTCAAAATTTGGACATTTCCAACAACAATCTTCATGGTAGGGTTCCTTTGGAGATCTTTAAAATCCCAACAATATTTCAGATTGATTTTTCTTTCAACAATCTAGATGGCCAACTTCCTACCGACATTGGCAATGCCAAACAACTCGTACATTTGGTACTTTCATCAAACAAACTATCTGGTGATATTCCCAAAACTCTGGGTGATTGTGAAAGTTTAGAAGACATTGAGTTAGACTCAAATATTTTTGGTGGCAGTATTCCCTCTTCATTAGACCACATAACCAGCCTCAAATTTTTGAACTGTTCTAGCAATAACTTAACTGGGTCAATACCACTATCTCTTGGCAACCTACAACATCTTGAGAAACTAGATTTGTCATTCAACCATCTTCAAGGCGAGGTTCCAGCAAAAGGGATATTCAAGAATGCAACTGCCATTCGGATTGAGGGGAACCAGGGACTGTGTGGTGGGCCATCAGAGTTACTCATGCAAGCATGCGTTGTTACGCCTTCAAATTCAACTAGAAACAATGAATCTTTAGTGCTCAAAGTAGTTATCCCAATAATCAGTATGGTTTTACTTGGTATGGTCATATTTGGCATATTGATATGGAGAGGAAAGCATAAGAGCAAATCTATATCTGTACCATCATTTGCTACAAAATTTCCCAAGATTTCTTTTAGTGATCTAGCCAGAGCGACAGAGGGATTCTCAACGTGCAACTTAATTGGCTGCGGGAGATACAGTTCTGTATATCGAGGAAATCTAGTTGAAGATGAAATTGAGGTTGCCATAAAAGTCTTCAACTTAGAGACAAGAGGAGCACACAAGAGCTTCATTGCAGAATGTAATGTGTTGAGAAATGTGCGGCATCGTAATCTGGTCCCTATCCTAACTGCGTGCTCAAGCATTGATTCTACTGGTAATGATTTCAAGGCCCTGGTGTATGAGTTCATGCCACGCGGAGACTTACATAATCTGTTATATTCAACTATAGACTATGAAGGCTCTTCAGATTTGGACCTTCTTACAATGAGTCAAAGGATGTGCATCGTGGTGGATGTAGCGGATGCAATGGAGTACCTACACCAGAACAACCAAGGAACAGCGGTTCATTGTGATCTGAAGCCTAGCAACATTCTATTGGATGACAATATGACAGCTCATGTTGGAGACTTTGGCTTAGTAAGATTCAAAGTTGGTTCCGCGACGTCATCTCTTGCTAACCCAAGCTCTTCTTCGGTTGGACTAATGGGAACGATCGGATATGCTGCTCCAG AATACGCAGGCGGTGGTCAAGTTTCAACTGCCGCGGATGTTTACAGCTTTGGTGTCGTCCTTCTCGAAATATTCCTTCGGAGAAGGCCAACTGATGACATGTTTAAGGATGGACTGAGCATTGTGAAGTTAACAGAGATCAGCTTCCCTGATAGGGTAATGGAGATTGTCGATCCTCAGCTCGTACAAGAGTTGGAGCTTTGCCAAGAAACTCCAACAGCTTTGAAGGAAAAAGGTGTACGCTCTCTGCTATCTATGCTAAACGTTGGCCTTTCTTGCACGAAGCCTTCTCCGCATGAACGCACCAACATGCACGAGGTGGTTGCCAAGCTACCTGAATAA